A segment of the Desulfurispora thermophila DSM 16022 genome:
AGGAAGTGCGCAGAGCCCTGCAGGCGGGCTTGGCCGAGATGAGTAAAAAATGTGTGGCGTTAGGCCGGAGTGTTAGGCTGGTTTTGGAGGACGGTTTGCCTGCCAATTCCTGGCTGGCCGAGCTGGCCCGGGAGGTTACTGATTATTATGCCGGTCGGCGGGTAAAGCTGGATTTTCCGGTAGACTGGCGTTTGTATACACCGTTTCAGCAGGCCGTGCTGCAGTTGGTGCGGGACATTCCATACGGGGAAAGCCGCACCTATGGACAACTGGCTGCCCTGGTCGGCCGGCCCGCGGCGGCCCGGGCTGTCGGACAGGTACTGGGGGCCAACCGGGTTTTGCTGGTTGTGCCCTGCCATCGCGTGCTGGCCGCGCGCAGCCTGGGTGGTTTTGGTGCGGGGTTGGAAACAAAGAAATTATTGCTGCGCCTGGAGGGGTTGGGAGGTTAATCCGGCCCGGTTCCTCTGCAGGTGCTGATTGGGCAGCAATGTCTCACAGAGGAACATATGTGTCTATTATCTCAAACACATTGCCCGGTTCTTTGGCTAGTGACGCCAGGTCGGCCGGGGTTACATCGCGGGGGCTGCGACCGGGGAAAAGGTCAATACCGGCCTTTTCGTATACAGTGTCCACCAGAGCGGAGCAGATCAGCCGCTGGCCGATTTCCAGCAGTTCTTTTTCAGTAAAATAATACTGACCGGCGCGAAACATCTGCTGGCCTTTTTCTTTTAATAACTTGATCGCCAGCCGGAGAATTTCAAAATAATCATAACGGGGTGGGTGCTGGCGGTAGTGTTCTATTACCTGACGCATGTTATGCCGGATGGCGAATGACACTGGCGGCGGGCTGTAGATGAGCTTTTTGTGCCTCAATACAATAAATGCCAGCCGCCCCTGCAAATATTTATTCTGGTGATATTTAAAACCGTCATGCAGCATTTCGGCCACCATGTTTTTTTCTGTGCAGAGGGCGACATGGCTGAAAAAACTGTTTGTGAGGTTCTTAATGGCACCGGCAATGACGTTTTCACCGTGGATTAGGATAATGTCCCCGTAAAGATAAGACATTTTCTCCACTCCTTGCGGCTATTGCTAAGCACTGAAGATTTTCTAAACATCATATGTTGTTTTGTCCAGTCGGGTGAATGGTAAAGCTTACTTTGTGGCAAGTATTTTTTAGAGTAGGAGAGGAGATGCGGGCATGGACATCAAAGCAATAATCGACGAGTGGACAAAGGAATTTACGATATATTTACATTATATCCGTGAGATGAAGGTCAATGAATATAATGTCGGCTATGCTGATGGTATTGAGTCAGCCATAAATATGTTGCATGAGCTATTGGATAAAGTTGCGGGTGAATGATTGTTTTGGGGTTAATATTGTGTAAAAAGGGTAATATTTTATAATAATAGAGATGATATTGTATTAATAGTACCATTGCTGGCTCATTTCTTGTTTAGAGTTATTGACAGGGTAATTTGCCGTAGATTAAATTATAACTTAGAAGGTTATAATCCTTATAAACAGGGAGTGACAGAAAGTGGCATTTGAAGTCTATAAGCCGCGTGGTGAGCGCTCAGAAAAAGTACCGCTAATAACTCTCTCTAAAACTTCACTTGTGTTAAATAGCGTGGCGAGAGAAAAACTCGGTACTAACCGGATTGAACTGGCGTTTGATCGTGAGACTCAGACGATTCGGGTACGGGCTGTGGAAGAAGGCGGTATGGAGATCAAAAAGACAAAAGTGTTTGGCAAAGGATTTTTCAATCAGTTTGGCATTACTCAAAAGGGTAAATTTGAAGCCAGGTTTGACCCTCAGGAGAGAGCTCTGTATGCAGTAATTCGTTGACACCGTGTTTGCGCGGTGTTTTTTTGTGTGTTGATCTGGTGGCCATTGTTTGCTATAATACTCTTTGCGAAAAGTCTGCTGGAGTGGCTCAGTGGTAGAGCAGCGCACTCGTAATGCGCAGGTCGTGGGTTCGAATCCCATCTCCAGCTCCAGGAAAACGTAGTAATGGCAAGGGTTCCCTGTTTGGAGACTCTTGCCGTTAGTTTTTGTTGGCTGTTCTGGCGCCCATTAGGTGACATGCCGGTCATCTTGATTTTATGCCACTTGTCATATGGATATAACTTACCTTGCGTAACAAGGTTTAGCTGCGGGTAAACTACAGTTTGAACAATAATTAAAGCAAGGGGGCTTGGAAATGGCCAAACCTGACGACCGTTCCGACAATATCCGGAAAATGCAGGAGATGATTGACAACACGATTGAAAACATGCACGAGGCCGGGGAGACGCTGCACAACACCAAGTTGACCGGCGAGCAGCGGGCGGCAATCGAGGCCAAGAACAGGCGGCGGGAGGAAGCAATCCGCAATTTCCGGGCCGAGATAAAAGACGAGTACCACGACAGGTTTGGGGACTGAAGTTCACACCTACAGCACCTGGCGGCGCAGGCTGGCAATGGTTTGTTCCAGCCTGCCGCCGGCCCGCAGTTGCTGCACGGCCTGTTCCACCTGCCGGCGCTTGCCGGCATCCAGCCGGTCGGCCAGCCGGCGATAGACACCCCATCTTTTGCCCAGCTGGAAATTAAGGCGCTCTGTTGCCGGCAGGCTTAGATACGCTTCAATGGTATCCAGCATTTGCTGCTTTTGTTGGGGAAGCCGTCCGGTAAGTTCCTCCAGCAGGTTCATGCTGTGATCGCTGGTCAGCATGCTGTCCCGGCAGTGCAGGTTTTCCACAAACAGCCGCAGTTCGTGGACAATTTCGTCCTCATTCATTTCTACAAACTGCCCCCGGGCGACCATCTCGGCCAGCGGCGTGCCGGGTAAGACGGTAAGAGTGCGCAGGCGGATGAAGTGCGGGTTTGCCTCATTGAGCACTCTTGCCGATTCCCGGGCGTGCTGTTTGCTGAGATTTTTACCACCCAGTCCTGGCATCACATAGTAGGATATTTCCAGTCCGGCCCGGCGGGCTTTCTGTCCCGCTTCCACCAGCTGCGCTGCTGTTGTGCCTTTGTTTACCAGCCGCAGTACCTCGTCGCTGCCCGATTCCATGCCCACATGCAGGCGGTTTAAACCGGCGCCGGCCAGTTCCTGCAATTCGCTGATCGTTTTGCGGGCCAGAGTGGAGGCGCGGGCGTAGC
Coding sequences within it:
- a CDS encoding methylated-DNA--[protein]-cysteine S-methyltransferase → MGNKSVVLPPVTGGEFEVRYGELATGAGYCGVAVSQKGLLWLSLPGRQEEVRRALQAGLAEMSKKCVALGRSVRLVLEDGLPANSWLAELAREVTDYYAGRRVKLDFPVDWRLYTPFQQAVLQLVRDIPYGESRTYGQLAALVGRPAAARAVGQVLGANRVLLVVPCHRVLAARSLGGFGAGLETKKLLLRLEGLGG
- the tlp gene encoding small acid-soluble spore protein Tlp, whose protein sequence is MAKPDDRSDNIRKMQEMIDNTIENMHEAGETLHNTKLTGEQRAAIEAKNRRREEAIRNFRAEIKDEYHDRFGD
- a CDS encoding radical SAM protein translates to MLSQTLFFETGPIRPPSEAGSLLLRLTRNCPWNRCAFCITYRGQQFSRRDLPEILNDIDSAAALRDEVIQLSFRLGLGGRIDRQLLAHLYQQGGECHWLVAHWLAHGGQTVFLQDANSLLLPTAQLVEILLHIRKRLPGVERITSYARASTLARKTISELQELAGAGLNRLHVGMESGSDEVLRLVNKGTTAAQLVEAGQKARRAGLEISYYVMPGLGGKNLSKQHARESARVLNEANPHFIRLRTLTVLPGTPLAEMVARGQFVEMNEDEIVHELRLFVENLHCRDSMLTSDHSMNLLEELTGRLPQQKQQMLDTIEAYLSLPATERLNFQLGKRWGVYRRLADRLDAGKRRQVEQAVQQLRAGGRLEQTIASLRRQVL